The genomic region CACCACCATGGCGGAGCTGGCCAAGGCCATCCGCATGACGCCCGGCGCGCTCTACTGGCACTTCCCCACCAAGGAAGACTTGCTGCTGGCGGCCATCGAGGATCTGCACCAGCGCTTCATCAACGAGTTCGCGGACCTGCTGGCCGAGCACCGCAAGCTGACGGCCCGCGAGCAGCTCATCTCGTTCATGAACCGCACCCAGCAGTTCCTGCGCTACCACCGCGAGTACGGCATCTTCTTCGGCATGGTCGCCGCCGAGTCCGCCGAGTCCAATGATCGCGTGGCGGAGACCATCCGCGAGAAGCTGGAGATCTACGTGCTGGCGGCGGCGAACATCATCCGCTACGGCCAGAAGAAGCAGGAGTTCCGCACCGACATCGACCCGCTGCACACCGCGCATGGGATGATGTCCGCGTACGTAGGCTTGCTGCTGCACCAGAACCTCTTCCGCGCCACGGTGGCCTATGATCCCGTGGTGGCCGCGCTCGACAAGCTCGTCATCAGCGGCATCACCCCCGGGAAGGGGTAGAC from Hyalangium ruber harbors:
- a CDS encoding TetR/AcrR family transcriptional regulator is translated as MRKEPAKREIKQERAARTRVEILEAAITLFARRGFLATTMAELAKAIRMTPGALYWHFPTKEDLLLAAIEDLHQRFINEFADLLAEHRKLTAREQLISFMNRTQQFLRYHREYGIFFGMVAAESAESNDRVAETIREKLEIYVLAAANIIRYGQKKQEFRTDIDPLHTAHGMMSAYVGLLLHQNLFRATVAYDPVVAALDKLVISGITPGKG